One Longibacter salinarum genomic window carries:
- a CDS encoding tetratricopeptide repeat protein has product MFTSTQVALMIIRTLISSLLSLLLLIVVVGTAAGCQPEDEVQATPSPDPDTEIPITTVSEDARAVFLDGLYAMEIGDQQTAQEHFQKAVSIDPDFTYAYVYLADVSFSPESFEKNLGKANETSSDKSEGEQLLAQIRKTYITNDAERRLELASRLTEAYPASAYAWVERGDVYNSRGEVDEAREAWKTASKHSSTLIVSNVRLSNSYTFSEPRDLDKAILFAQQAVAIQPEEAVLQVWLGDAYRGNGDLEEARRTYQKAVEVNAGYAPAHVKLGHVLSFLGSYDEARASYDQGVQQGRGVAKAQLANYRAFVALHEGNPEAAYDELSDVIVMIENMDLPVEEKTGVTFFTLNNQFLVAVHNDMIEEAEATITQRRLLSEEVEDRTVDATMKANISTDRLYWDGYLAAMSGNTEMARKAANDYYESVKDQTDPKRFENQHHLLGLAALIDGDGETAVRHLSKADPNNIGIRFQLAQAYELAGDIEASRKAYDDVARHNFNSVEYAIVRADAMKKRRV; this is encoded by the coding sequence ATGTTTACATCGACCCAGGTGGCCCTCATGATCATTCGAACTCTTATTTCCTCCCTACTGTCCCTCTTATTACTCATTGTGGTTGTCGGCACGGCGGCAGGTTGCCAACCGGAGGACGAAGTCCAGGCGACGCCGTCTCCTGATCCAGACACCGAGATCCCAATCACAACTGTTTCCGAGGACGCACGAGCCGTCTTCCTCGATGGTCTGTACGCGATGGAGATTGGCGACCAGCAGACGGCTCAAGAGCATTTCCAGAAAGCAGTGTCCATCGATCCGGACTTCACGTATGCGTACGTCTATCTGGCCGATGTTTCGTTCTCGCCGGAGAGCTTCGAAAAGAACTTAGGGAAGGCGAACGAAACGAGCTCGGACAAGAGTGAAGGCGAGCAACTGCTCGCTCAGATTCGAAAAACGTACATCACGAACGACGCCGAACGCCGCCTGGAGCTAGCGTCCCGCCTGACGGAGGCGTACCCGGCGTCCGCATATGCGTGGGTGGAGCGAGGAGATGTCTATAACTCGCGGGGAGAGGTGGACGAGGCCCGAGAGGCGTGGAAAACAGCGTCGAAGCACTCCTCCACATTGATCGTGTCGAACGTGCGGTTATCGAACTCCTACACATTCAGCGAGCCGCGCGATCTCGATAAAGCCATTTTGTTCGCCCAACAGGCTGTTGCCATTCAACCGGAGGAAGCCGTTCTGCAGGTATGGTTGGGCGACGCCTATCGTGGGAACGGTGACCTCGAAGAAGCTCGACGGACCTACCAGAAAGCGGTGGAAGTGAATGCCGGTTATGCACCGGCGCACGTTAAGCTCGGTCACGTTCTTTCTTTCCTCGGATCCTACGACGAGGCTCGTGCCAGCTACGACCAGGGTGTGCAGCAGGGACGAGGTGTTGCGAAGGCCCAGCTCGCGAACTACCGCGCGTTCGTTGCGCTACACGAAGGAAATCCCGAGGCCGCATACGATGAGTTGAGCGATGTGATCGTGATGATCGAGAATATGGACCTCCCTGTGGAGGAGAAAACCGGGGTAACGTTCTTCACGCTCAACAATCAGTTCCTCGTTGCGGTACACAACGACATGATCGAAGAAGCCGAGGCCACGATCACGCAGCGGCGCCTGCTGTCGGAGGAGGTCGAAGATCGTACCGTCGATGCCACGATGAAGGCCAACATAAGCACCGACCGCCTCTACTGGGATGGATATCTGGCGGCGATGAGTGGCAATACCGAGATGGCACGCAAGGCTGCGAACGATTACTACGAGAGCGTCAAGGATCAGACGGATCCGAAGCGGTTTGAAAACCAGCATCACCTACTCGGGCTGGCGGCTCTCATTGACGGCGACGGAGAGACGGCCGTACGTCATCTGTCGAAAGCCGATCCGAACAACATCGGCATTCGCTTTCAGCTGGCTCAGGCGTATGAGCTGGCCGGCGATATCGAGGCATCGAGAAAGGCGTACGATGACGTCGCGCGCCACAACTTCAACTCGGTCGAATATGCGATCGTCCGTGCCGACGCGATGAAGAAACGCCGCGTGTAA
- a CDS encoding IPT/TIG domain-containing protein, which translates to MQLPSNLRHILSVVAMFAVILVGCDSGGSGGGSDVPEPSITGVSPTEGAIGTELTLEGSDFETGANVTVDGVAASSVTVESPTRLFAVVPSGITTETPVDVTVLNNESKTASEADAFTAIPPKLSFVNSATRPSGQVGSTVILDGDAFGDVQGTGTVYFNYDESAGTGIAATIQADDDWTNSFIVTTVPSGASDGPVVVETEVGVSESIPFNVTDGASFSPSNINWTQTSSLPTGVSSHDASFAQFENANGDTKRYVYVTGGIDAQDNALTQAIGGELVQQGEVSSWAQVTDLPNSLAHHATVAATRFNSRVDTTGHLYSIGGIDASSNVVSSVNRAQINPDGTLGTWNSETALPQPLHNADAVLFRSAIYVVGGATTGNAPVATVYKAEIDTSGTIGTWEQQQDLPTAIAHHGLVSFGGYLYTVGGNTAAVDPNSNTNSNTRTGAISNGEINLRTGEISGWSANPNELGKSREKHSTLVSGGFVFVSSGIYSAAAQGSSENTYAQINSDGTIGSFSGATGSNTLLSEGGNNLYNQAAVSYTDSQGVAHVLIIGGDDVNVPGNKQADVLYY; encoded by the coding sequence ATGCAACTTCCATCCAACCTGCGGCACATTCTGTCCGTGGTAGCTATGTTTGCTGTCATCCTTGTCGGATGCGACAGCGGCGGTAGCGGCGGCGGCAGCGACGTGCCCGAACCGAGCATCACAGGCGTAAGCCCGACAGAGGGTGCCATCGGCACCGAACTCACCCTCGAAGGCTCCGACTTTGAAACGGGAGCCAACGTTACGGTCGACGGTGTGGCGGCATCGTCGGTTACCGTCGAGTCTCCAACCAGGCTCTTTGCCGTCGTCCCCTCGGGCATCACGACCGAAACGCCGGTCGACGTGACGGTGCTCAACAACGAATCGAAGACCGCATCCGAGGCCGACGCGTTTACCGCCATCCCGCCGAAACTTAGCTTTGTCAACAGCGCAACCCGCCCCTCCGGACAGGTTGGAAGCACGGTCATTCTCGATGGGGATGCCTTTGGCGATGTCCAGGGTACCGGAACCGTGTACTTCAACTACGACGAGTCAGCAGGAACGGGTATTGCCGCCACCATCCAGGCCGATGACGACTGGACAAACTCGTTCATCGTGACGACCGTGCCGAGCGGTGCATCCGACGGACCGGTCGTGGTTGAGACGGAAGTCGGCGTCAGCGAATCGATCCCGTTCAACGTGACGGACGGCGCCAGCTTCAGCCCGTCGAACATCAACTGGACGCAGACGTCGAGCCTCCCGACGGGCGTGAGCAGCCACGACGCGAGCTTCGCCCAGTTCGAGAACGCCAACGGCGACACGAAGCGCTACGTATACGTCACAGGCGGCATCGACGCCCAGGACAATGCCCTCACTCAGGCGATCGGCGGTGAACTTGTCCAGCAGGGCGAAGTGAGCAGCTGGGCCCAGGTCACGGACCTTCCGAACAGCCTCGCCCATCACGCAACCGTCGCTGCGACGCGATTCAACTCGCGCGTCGACACGACCGGGCATCTCTACTCAATTGGCGGCATCGACGCCTCCAGCAACGTCGTCAGCAGCGTCAACCGAGCCCAGATCAACCCGGACGGTACGCTCGGCACCTGGAATAGCGAGACGGCGCTACCGCAGCCGCTTCACAACGCCGATGCTGTGCTCTTCCGCAGTGCCATTTACGTGGTCGGTGGTGCAACGACCGGCAATGCACCTGTCGCCACGGTCTACAAAGCCGAGATCGATACGAGCGGCACGATCGGCACCTGGGAGCAGCAGCAAGATCTCCCGACGGCCATCGCGCACCACGGTCTCGTAAGCTTCGGCGGCTACCTCTACACCGTCGGCGGCAACACTGCCGCGGTGGACCCGAACAGCAACACCAACAGCAACACGCGCACCGGCGCCATCTCGAACGGCGAGATCAACCTCCGCACCGGCGAAATCTCCGGCTGGAGCGCCAACCCGAACGAGCTTGGCAAGTCACGTGAGAAGCATAGCACGCTCGTTAGCGGCGGCTTCGTGTTCGTAAGCTCGGGCATTTACTCCGCGGCCGCGCAGGGCTCGAGCGAAAACACGTACGCTCAGATCAACAGCGACGGAACCATCGGGTCGTTCAGCGGCGCTACGGGTTCGAACACCCTGCTTTCGGAGGGCGGCAACAACCTGTACAATCAGGCTGCCGTCAGCTACACCGATAGCCAGGGCGTCGCCCAC